In Mucilaginibacter celer, one DNA window encodes the following:
- a CDS encoding sensor histidine kinase, whose protein sequence is MNNKKLKTTGQHLLFWAVYMFYENFAIYIGGSDISLLNSFFAFIVNAADFYGFWACYRFFGRKIKNKPLRIAVTVIVIAVFIVISAYLKVILVMLILHQPFSVAGNNERVVALSTRAIYFGTMGAAYGFFKQLLQKEREAAQHQLEKIELLQQQEKLEKQALQAELNVIKSQINPHFVFNTLGFLYSETYKKLPDVGDSIIALSNIMRHALTKNQDGFSTLESELGYIKDFIKIHASRSPSFFMKVDIGTVTRPYKIVSLVLITLIENMFKHGIFNQSSKEATLSINVEDEKLYFYSLNYKGNNSLNKVESNGIGLNYIRERLTDEYGQNFELLINETHNSYECKLTMPLKYESN, encoded by the coding sequence GTGAATAACAAGAAGCTAAAAACCACCGGTCAGCATTTACTTTTCTGGGCCGTTTACATGTTTTATGAAAACTTTGCCATCTATATCGGCGGTTCGGATATCTCGCTGCTCAACAGCTTTTTTGCTTTTATAGTAAATGCTGCCGATTTTTATGGATTTTGGGCCTGCTACCGCTTTTTTGGACGAAAAATCAAAAACAAACCACTACGGATAGCAGTAACTGTTATAGTTATAGCCGTTTTTATTGTGATATCAGCCTATCTGAAGGTGATCCTGGTAATGCTCATCCTGCATCAGCCATTTTCGGTTGCGGGTAATAACGAACGGGTTGTTGCGCTAAGCACACGGGCTATTTATTTTGGCACCATGGGTGCCGCTTACGGATTTTTTAAGCAACTGTTACAAAAGGAACGCGAAGCAGCCCAGCATCAGCTTGAAAAAATTGAACTGCTGCAGCAACAGGAAAAACTGGAGAAACAGGCGCTGCAGGCCGAGTTAAACGTAATCAAATCGCAAATTAATCCGCACTTTGTGTTTAATACTCTTGGCTTTTTATATTCTGAAACGTATAAAAAACTGCCCGACGTTGGCGATTCCATCATCGCCCTATCAAACATTATGCGGCATGCCCTAACTAAAAACCAGGATGGCTTCAGCACACTTGAAAGCGAATTGGGGTATATTAAAGATTTTATCAAGATTCATGCTTCCCGCAGTCCTTCTTTTTTTATGAAAGTTGATATCGGCACAGTTACCAGGCCATATAAAATAGTATCATTGGTTTTAATAACCCTGATTGAAAACATGTTTAAACACGGTATATTTAACCAAAGCAGTAAGGAAGCCACTTTAAGTATTAATGTTGAAGATGAAAAACTGTATTTTTACTCGCTCAATTATAAAGGCAATAACAGTTTAAATAAGGTGGAATCGAACGGGATAGGCTTAAATTATATCAGGGAAAGGTTAACGGATGAATATGGTCAAAACTTTGAGCTTTTGATTAATGAAACACATAACAGCTATGAATGTAAACTTACCATGCCTTTAAAATATGAAAGTAATTAA
- a CDS encoding LytR/AlgR family response regulator transcription factor — protein MKVINCIIVEDEQYAINILSDFISKVPFINLEQTFTNPIDALLYLKSNSIDLIFLDINMPELSGIDLIKLLPKNIEIVITSGYSEFAVAGFENNVLDYLLKPYSFDRFLQAAQKALDKLLLLDTHKPTPVNDHSDSFYLKTDHGKIVRINFNDIIYIEGLKNYCSVFTEHERHISLVSMKTLADNLPQQDFARTHKSYIIALKRIKSIDGNMVMFDKIKEKIPIGVTYRESFFAQLNNKMFK, from the coding sequence ATGAAAGTAATTAATTGCATTATAGTTGAGGATGAGCAATATGCCATCAATATCCTGAGCGATTTTATCTCGAAGGTGCCTTTCATCAATCTCGAACAAACTTTTACCAACCCGATAGATGCCCTGCTATATTTAAAAAGTAATTCTATCGACCTGATATTCCTCGATATCAATATGCCCGAACTATCAGGCATCGATCTGATTAAACTGTTGCCTAAAAATATCGAAATCGTCATAACGTCGGGCTATAGCGAGTTTGCTGTGGCCGGTTTTGAAAACAATGTGCTTGATTACCTGCTGAAACCATACTCGTTTGACAGGTTTTTGCAGGCTGCACAAAAGGCGCTCGACAAACTGCTGCTGCTGGATACCCACAAGCCCACACCCGTAAACGATCATTCAGATTCGTTTTACCTGAAAACAGACCACGGTAAAATTGTGCGCATCAATTTTAACGACATTATTTATATAGAGGGCCTTAAAAACTACTGCTCAGTATTTACCGAACACGAACGCCATATCTCGCTCGTGAGTATGAAAACCCTGGCAGATAATCTGCCACAACAGGATTTTGCCCGCACACACAAATCGTACATCATTGCACTTAAAAGGATAAAATCCATTGATGGCAACATGGTGATGTTTGATAAGATCAAAGAAAAAATCCCCATCGGCGTTACCTACCGCGAGAGCTTTTTTGCCCAGTTAAACAATAAGATGTTTAAGTAA